A single window of Deltaproteobacteria bacterium DNA harbors:
- a CDS encoding PilN domain-containing protein, producing the protein MIRINLLPVRRRKVEEVVRKEVSVFFLLLLFCVAVMAFVHIDRSNEITRMTQEKNRLEREIKRHQTRQKELRALEKRKKILLQKLQIIRNLEANRDLVPRVLDQLASLVPSDKMWIRKLEQKGSNLTVEGIARGNETIAQFMEALARSPIIDANKVVLKQSKQTVIEGYKLKEFQLTCKVVPPKKKETPKQDKMKTATNLSARAS; encoded by the coding sequence ATGATCAGGATCAATCTATTACCTGTACGCCGACGTAAGGTTGAGGAAGTCGTCCGCAAGGAAGTCTCGGTCTTTTTCTTGCTGCTTCTCTTCTGTGTCGCTGTGATGGCCTTTGTGCACATAGATCGCAGCAATGAGATCACTCGCATGACTCAGGAGAAAAACAGACTGGAGCGAGAAATCAAGAGACATCAGACCCGGCAGAAGGAACTGCGGGCCCTGGAAAAGAGAAAAAAGATACTCCTGCAAAAGCTGCAAATCATCAGGAACCTGGAGGCCAATCGAGATCTGGTGCCGCGGGTGCTCGATCAGCTCGCCTCGCTGGTGCCCTCTGACAAGATGTGGATACGCAAGCTGGAGCAGAAAGGCAGCAACCTGACTGTGGAGGGCATAGCCCGCGGCAACGAGACCATCGCCCAGTTCATGGAGGCCCTGGCCAGGTCACCGATAATTGATGCCAACAAGGTGGTGTTGAAGCAATCCAAGCAGACCGTGATCGAAGGATACAAGCTCAAGGAGTTCCAGCTAACCTGCAAGGTGGTGCCTCCCAAGAAAAAGGAGACGCCGAAACAGGACAAGATGAAAACGGCAACTAACCTTTCAGCCCGCGCTTCATGA
- a CDS encoding type 4a pilus biogenesis protein PilO, protein MAVDAKKGLGSVKLPSLPWSRLAKLTRLQKVLICVLVLLLLFAGFVWLFYLPQKNQLETLRNDLSRAQSQLAKLRQVEKNLRKFKKEYKETEAKFKKALQLLPNKDEIPGLLTSISSLGAQAGLEFLLFKPQKEVAKNFYAEIPLKLQVSGPYHNVATFLDRMSRLNRIVNVSDMKMTLLKRQGDEVILKTDCTAVTYKFVEKPPEKKKKGSKRKKKRR, encoded by the coding sequence ATGGCTGTAGATGCGAAAAAGGGCCTAGGCAGCGTGAAACTCCCCAGCTTACCCTGGAGCAGACTGGCAAAACTGACCAGGCTGCAAAAGGTGCTCATCTGTGTGCTTGTGCTGCTCCTTTTGTTCGCGGGGTTTGTCTGGCTTTTCTACCTGCCCCAGAAGAATCAACTCGAAACGCTCAGAAATGACCTGTCAAGAGCCCAGAGCCAGCTGGCAAAACTGCGGCAGGTGGAAAAGAACCTGCGCAAATTCAAGAAAGAGTACAAAGAAACAGAGGCAAAATTCAAGAAAGCTCTGCAGCTGCTGCCCAACAAGGACGAGATCCCTGGCCTGCTGACAAGCATCTCCAGCCTGGGAGCGCAGGCCGGCCTGGAGTTCCTGCTCTTCAAACCGCAAAAGGAAGTGGCCAAGAATTTCTATGCGGAGATTCCCTTGAAACTGCAGGTATCCGGCCCCTATCACAATGTTGCCACCTTCCTTGATCGCATGAGCAGATTGAACAGAATAGTCAATGTCAGCGACATGAAGATGACCTTGCTGAAAAGGCAGGGCGATGAAGTCATCCTCAAGACTGACTGCACTGCGGTGACTTACAAGTTTGTGGAAAAGCCACCGGAGAAGAAGAAAAAAGGCTCCAAGAGAAAGAAAAAGAGAAGGTGA
- the pilQ gene encoding type IV pilus secretin PilQ, which translates to MMHAPDYLKRGSFICIGLLALVLCAQSCATPSHTQPAAKEGVEKPVAAAVTPMELEDIRLDRTDTTLDMVLVGSAALSYTAFKALDPPRLIIDLPATTLGNIASPLPVVDNEVVSSIKPTVLNQDPLPMTRVEVGLKKEIPYDIVQYDNEIRVSFALEAAAAEAQPEVEVYPPEPAVAESTAQQEAAPPPAVQTSAPLGEASKIVAVKPFTEGQTVKVYLVADGRLPAYTSFPLLKPPRLVLDLKGIKAAVGRNSLPVDSPLVNKIRLGNYPDKARVVFDLVPAAGVPYSITPADDRLVVTFEPGPGFASRAMAATAQQPEAAKPAVAVAKPARIESIDFRLLDSGTSRLSVRADRVVSPVIQVTSDKSLSLVLPDSVLPDYLQRYIDTGQFASAVNLINPRPVADKPNMVALDVRLREMVPYQLSLPGKEIYLDFAPSAVPPPAPIKLGKPVTVVEARTPAAAAPAAETPKKAAAPSAVAAGRMEIQKTAPPAAPAAQGSPPVVQVRSLDKKYTGEKISLDLQDVDVANVLRLLADVTGKNMVIDPSVKGKVTLKVERVPWDQVLDLVLKINGLDKVAEGNVILVATSEKIKKQREAKVAAIKAEQERLAAARDLGEITTEYLQVNYASAEDVAGQIDKIRSEEGRISVDERTNLIIYSDYPKRIENARDLIAQLDRPTPQVMIESRIVEASTNFSRDLGIDWNASYTINSLTNRLGAPQVIDAAVSAPVASIGTLGVNFTRMGTNLFELDLRLSALESEGEVRLISSPRIFTLDNVKASIQQGEQIPYPQQSEDGISTAFVAATLSLDVTPHITPDDQVRMEVKAKNDFADFSRTVNGVPAINTREATTELMVGSGNTVVIGGIVKQDRSWTEDRVPFLAKIPGLSWLFKSRLVSDNKTELLIFLSPTIVRGDRFSTEAAR; encoded by the coding sequence ATGATGCATGCTCCAGATTACCTGAAGCGAGGGAGCTTCATCTGCATAGGGTTGCTGGCCCTTGTGCTCTGTGCCCAAAGCTGCGCCACCCCATCGCATACGCAGCCTGCTGCCAAAGAGGGGGTGGAGAAACCTGTTGCGGCTGCGGTCACCCCTATGGAACTCGAGGACATTCGCCTGGACCGTACCGATACCACGCTTGACATGGTGCTCGTTGGTTCGGCTGCCCTGTCCTACACCGCCTTCAAGGCCCTGGATCCTCCCCGGCTCATTATTGATCTGCCGGCCACCACGCTGGGCAATATTGCCTCTCCGCTGCCTGTTGTGGACAACGAAGTCGTCAGCTCCATCAAGCCAACAGTATTGAACCAGGATCCCCTGCCGATGACGCGGGTGGAGGTGGGGTTGAAGAAGGAAATTCCTTATGACATTGTCCAGTACGACAATGAAATAAGGGTCAGCTTCGCCCTGGAAGCTGCGGCAGCTGAGGCCCAACCAGAGGTGGAGGTCTATCCACCTGAGCCGGCTGTGGCGGAAAGCACTGCCCAGCAAGAGGCTGCCCCTCCGCCAGCTGTACAGACCAGCGCACCCCTGGGCGAGGCCAGCAAGATCGTGGCCGTAAAACCTTTCACCGAGGGCCAGACCGTCAAGGTATATCTGGTGGCAGACGGCAGGCTGCCGGCCTATACCAGCTTTCCTCTGCTGAAGCCGCCGCGGCTGGTGCTGGATCTCAAGGGAATCAAGGCGGCAGTGGGGAGGAATTCTCTGCCGGTTGACAGCCCCCTGGTCAACAAGATCAGACTCGGCAATTACCCTGACAAGGCCCGGGTAGTCTTCGACCTGGTGCCTGCTGCCGGCGTACCCTACTCCATTACCCCTGCTGACGACCGGCTGGTGGTCACCTTTGAACCAGGGCCGGGCTTTGCTTCCCGAGCAATGGCCGCCACTGCCCAGCAGCCCGAGGCAGCAAAGCCAGCAGTTGCTGTGGCAAAACCTGCACGTATAGAGTCCATTGATTTCCGGCTGCTCGACTCCGGCACATCGCGCCTCAGTGTGCGGGCCGACCGCGTGGTCAGTCCGGTAATCCAGGTAACCAGTGACAAGAGCCTCTCTCTGGTTCTGCCAGATTCGGTGTTGCCCGACTACCTGCAGCGCTATATCGATACCGGCCAGTTCGCCAGCGCTGTCAACCTCATCAATCCCCGCCCAGTAGCCGACAAGCCCAACATGGTGGCTCTCGATGTGCGTTTGCGCGAAATGGTGCCCTATCAACTCTCACTTCCGGGCAAGGAAATTTACCTGGATTTTGCTCCTTCGGCTGTGCCGCCGCCAGCGCCAATCAAACTGGGAAAACCAGTGACTGTGGTGGAAGCGCGAACTCCAGCAGCTGCTGCTCCTGCGGCGGAGACGCCAAAGAAAGCTGCGGCACCTTCGGCCGTCGCCGCTGGAAGGATGGAGATCCAGAAGACAGCACCGCCGGCAGCCCCGGCTGCCCAGGGCAGCCCCCCGGTGGTCCAGGTTCGAAGCCTGGACAAGAAATATACCGGCGAGAAGATATCTCTTGATCTGCAAGACGTGGATGTGGCCAATGTTCTCAGGCTGCTTGCTGACGTCACCGGCAAGAATATGGTAATCGATCCCAGCGTCAAGGGAAAGGTTACTCTTAAAGTGGAGAGAGTGCCCTGGGATCAGGTGCTCGACCTGGTGCTGAAAATCAACGGCCTCGACAAGGTGGCCGAAGGCAACGTCATCCTGGTGGCCACCTCGGAGAAGATCAAGAAGCAGCGCGAAGCCAAAGTAGCCGCCATTAAAGCGGAACAGGAAAGGCTCGCCGCAGCAAGAGATCTGGGCGAAATCACCACTGAATATCTCCAGGTCAACTACGCTTCAGCTGAGGATGTAGCCGGTCAGATCGACAAGATCAGAAGTGAAGAGGGCCGCATCTCGGTTGACGAGAGAACCAACCTGATCATTTACAGCGACTATCCCAAGCGCATTGAAAACGCCAGGGACCTCATTGCTCAGCTGGACCGGCCAACACCGCAAGTCATGATCGAGTCCAGAATAGTAGAGGCCTCCACCAACTTCAGTCGAGACCTGGGAATCGACTGGAACGCCAGCTACACCATCAACAGTCTGACCAACAGGCTTGGAGCACCGCAGGTAATCGATGCGGCGGTGAGTGCACCGGTGGCATCGATAGGCACCCTGGGAGTCAATTTTACCAGAATGGGTACCAACCTGTTCGAACTGGATCTGAGACTCTCTGCCCTCGAGTCTGAGGGCGAGGTGCGGCTCATCTCCAGTCCGCGCATTTTTACTCTCGACAATGTGAAGGCGAGCATCCAACAGGGTGAACAGATACCGTATCCACAACAGAGTGAGGACGGCATCTCCACAGCTTTTGTGGCTGCAACCCTGTCTCTCGACGTTACGCCGCACATTACCCCGGATGACCAGGTTCGCATGGAGGTCAAGGCCAAAAACGACTTTGCCGACTTCAGCAGGACAGTTAACGGCGTGCCCGCCATCAACACCCGGGAGGCAACCACCGAACTCATGGTGGGCAGCGGCAACACTGTGGTGATCGGCGGCATTGTCAAGCAGGACAGATCCTGGACTGAAGACAGGGTGCCTTTCCTGGCCAAGATTCCAGGGCTGAGCTGGTTGTTCAAGAGCCGTCTGGTCAGCGACAACAAGACCGAGTTGCTGATCTTCCTGAGCCCCACCATTGTCAGGGGCGACAGGTTCAGCACTGAGGCTGCCAGGTAG
- the pilM gene encoding type IV pilus assembly protein PilM, whose amino-acid sequence MFGKKDSLIGLDIGSHAVKIVHLVPAKGAHRLKHLGMSLLPPNVIVDGSVKDHEAVQTAIKKLLRHLKVKEKNVAISISGYSVIIKKIDLPQMTEEELLENIQVEAEQYIPFNVEDVNIDFQILGSSPEKEDRMEVMLVAAKKEVIEDYANLLKQAGLTPQVVDVDFFALENAFEANYPTAESGGVALVDIGASKMNINVLKNGVSMFNRDASIGGYQITQDIQERFGMEYEEAEKVKLGHSTEKVPLQDLEAMFVSAATSWSTEVKRAIDFFYATYPDEVINKIFLSGGSSRLPGLDSLLSKDTNIPVAHFSPLHSIEIDQKTFDPEYIDYVAPQFAVAVGLALRRVGDK is encoded by the coding sequence ATGTTCGGGAAAAAAGACTCGCTCATTGGTCTTGACATCGGCTCGCATGCCGTCAAGATCGTGCATCTGGTGCCTGCCAAAGGCGCCCACCGGCTCAAACACCTGGGAATGAGCCTGCTGCCACCCAACGTCATCGTGGATGGCTCCGTCAAAGACCACGAGGCAGTCCAGACAGCCATCAAGAAGCTGCTCCGCCACCTCAAGGTGAAGGAGAAAAATGTGGCGATCTCCATTTCCGGCTACTCTGTCATTATAAAGAAGATTGATCTGCCCCAGATGACAGAAGAAGAGCTGCTGGAGAACATCCAGGTGGAGGCAGAACAGTACATTCCATTCAATGTGGAGGACGTCAATATCGACTTCCAGATCCTGGGGTCTTCTCCTGAAAAAGAGGATCGCATGGAAGTAATGCTGGTGGCTGCCAAGAAAGAGGTCATCGAGGATTATGCCAACCTGCTCAAACAGGCAGGCCTCACGCCGCAAGTGGTGGATGTGGACTTTTTTGCCCTGGAAAATGCCTTCGAGGCCAACTATCCCACTGCTGAAAGCGGCGGCGTGGCCCTGGTGGACATCGGCGCCAGCAAGATGAACATCAACGTCCTGAAAAACGGCGTTTCCATGTTTAATCGCGACGCTTCCATCGGCGGCTACCAGATCACCCAGGATATCCAGGAGCGCTTCGGCATGGAATATGAGGAGGCTGAAAAGGTCAAGCTGGGACACTCCACAGAAAAAGTGCCCTTGCAGGACCTGGAGGCCATGTTCGTCTCCGCAGCAACCAGCTGGTCTACTGAAGTGAAGCGAGCAATCGACTTTTTCTATGCCACCTACCCGGATGAGGTGATCAACAAGATCTTTCTGAGCGGCGGCTCGTCCAGGCTCCCCGGACTGGACAGCCTCCTCAGCAAGGACACCAACATCCCGGTGGCTCACTTCAGCCCTCTACACAGCATTGAAATAGATCAAAAGACTTTTGATCCCGAATACATAGACTATGTGGCTCCCCAGTTTGCGGTTGCCGTAGGCCTTGCACTCCGACGGGTAGGTGACAAATGA
- the lepB gene encoding signal peptidase I — protein MAGTVKHRKEAVDTEPLSGTKIKKKSTAREYFEAIVIAILLALFIRTFVVQAFKIPSGSMKPTLLVGDHILVNKFIYGVKLPFTDKTLIKVRLPERGDVIVFKYPRDPSKDYIKRVIGLPGDQVQLVNNKLYLNGKPVPDPHAFYGNSPYSGSGLLRNFGPVVVPAGHLFVMGDNRNESADSRVWGFVPMSYVRGKAFLIYWSWDHDHFGVRWRRMGDIIH, from the coding sequence ATGGCTGGCACAGTAAAACATCGCAAGGAAGCCGTGGACACCGAACCACTGTCAGGAACGAAGATAAAGAAGAAAAGCACCGCCCGCGAATACTTCGAAGCGATTGTCATTGCCATTCTCCTGGCGCTGTTTATCAGGACCTTTGTGGTGCAGGCCTTCAAGATCCCTTCCGGCTCCATGAAGCCCACCCTGCTGGTGGGAGATCACATTCTGGTGAACAAGTTCATCTATGGAGTGAAGCTGCCCTTTACCGACAAGACCCTCATCAAGGTACGCCTGCCCGAGCGGGGAGACGTGATTGTCTTCAAATACCCCCGGGATCCCAGCAAGGACTATATTAAAAGGGTAATTGGTTTGCCGGGAGATCAGGTGCAGCTCGTCAACAACAAGCTGTATCTCAATGGCAAGCCAGTGCCTGATCCGCATGCCTTTTACGGGAATTCACCATACAGCGGCAGCGGTCTGCTGCGAAATTTCGGACCCGTGGTGGTGCCTGCCGGCCATCTCTTTGTCATGGGGGATAATCGGAACGAGAGCGCTGACAGTCGGGTATGGGGCTTTGTCCCCATGTCGTACGTCAGGGGCAAGGCCTTTCTCATATACTGGTCCTGGGATCATGATCATTTCGGGGTGCGCTGGCGCCGTATG